A window of Cryptomeria japonica chromosome 3, Sugi_1.0, whole genome shotgun sequence contains these coding sequences:
- the LOC131078346 gene encoding uncharacterized protein LOC131078346 encodes MGMGMGMGMQQNDHQNVNYGIRTEAVNAGEGEKRDLLGWSMLEGSVVDGPEGTGGVVGVENLGMRNDQSVFNSPLPQPPVEKSDAQEKDVKIETTQAKEAEMAPAEDSVAGRWDFDQGMMQEKQSTCPPNTDHQSQQQQQQSADQNNNNVGCASVEESEGQSMEERWCAWEEEKQQAKEASSRQEHKQGVYFYRECQRNMAAEKGCTVVDGCGEFMPCSDEGGEGKDSATAGSLLCAACECHRSFHRRVLCDKDGFAIEGGEEGRPRQTYDCIAAIKSVANEVTLSVNQTVCAIQQHLVKGQGEVNFSANAPQPYQFEQSFNVASFLKNLDGLRKAAKSMMVTADCLTTLQCVKKEAALNAIKDGGNSDCSSSLLNQFKNGKYILSNNNTVNTNHNDGARTGRTNPLQLCESAFNERKEKRKRTRFSTEQITKLNDFAMEVGWTLAGLTKEDIDAVCENVGIEPTTLKYWLYNTRQKSKRRHQEEEISQSVS; translated from the coding sequence atggggatggggatggggatggggatgcagcAGAATGATCACCAAAATGTGAATTATGGGATAAGGACAGAGGCTGTGAATGCAGGTGAAGGTGAGAAAAGGGATTTACTGGGGTGGTCAATGCTTGAGGGTTCAGTTGTTGATGGTCCGGAAGGCACAGGGGGTGTTGTGGGTGTTGAGAATTTGGGAATGAGAAATGACCAGTCTGTTTTCAATTCACCTCTGCCACAGCCTCCAGTTGAAAAGTCTGACGCCCAAGAAAAGGATGTGAAGATTGAGACTACACAGGCAAAAGAGGCTGAGATGGCGCCCGCAGAGGATTCAGTGGCGGGGAGGTGGGATTTTGATCAGGGGATGATGCAGGAGAAGCAGAGCACTTGCCCCCCAAATACAGATCATCAGTCACAACAACAGCAGCAGCAGAGTGCAGATCAGAACAATAATAATGTGGGGTGCGCTTCGGTGGAAGAATCAGAAGGGCAATCAATGGAGGAAAGGTGGTGTGCTTGGGAAGAGGAAAAGCAGCAGGCCAAAGAGGCCTCTAGCAGGCAAGAGCATAAGCAGGGTGTCTACTTTTACAGAGAATGCCAGAGAAACATGGCTGCTGAAAAGGGGTGTACAGTGGTTGATGGGTGTGGGGAATTCATGCCTTGTTCAGATGAGGGGGGAGAAGGCAAAGACAGTGCTACTGCTGGTTCTCTACTGTGTGCTGCATGCGAGTGTCACAGGAGCTTTCACCGCCGTGTGCTCTGTGATAAGGATGGCTTTGCCATTGAAGGTGGTGAGGAGGGTAGGCCCAGACAAACCTACGATTGCATTGCTGCCATCAAGAGTGTGGCAAACGAGGTAACTCTTAGTGTAAATCAGACCGTTTGTGCAATTCAGCAACATTTAGTTAAGGGTCAAGGAGAAGTAAACTTTTCTGCAAATGCACCTCAACCCTATCAATTTGAACAGAGTTTTAATGTTGCTTCTTTTCTCAAAAATTTGGATGGCTTAAGAAAGGCTGCAAAATCAATGATGGTTACCGCTGATTGCCTCACCACTCTGCAATGTGTGAAGAAAGAGGCGGCACTCAATGCAATCAAGGATGGGGGCAATTCTGACTGCTCTTCTTCGCTTCTGAAtcagttcaagaatgggaaatatATTTTGAGCAATAACAATACAGTTAATACTAATCATAATGATGGGGCAAGGACAGGGAGAACAAACCCACTTCAGTTATGTGAATCTGCATTCAATGAGAGGAAGGAGAAAAGGAAGAGGACCAGATTCAGCACAGAGCAGATCACCAAACTAAATGATTTCGCAATGGAAGTGGGATGGACATTGGCTGGATTGACAAAAGAGGACATTGATGCAGTGTGTGAAAACGTTGGAATTGAACCCACCACATTGAAATATTGGCTTTACAATACAAGGCAGAAGTCCAAGAGAAGACATCAAGAGGAGGAAATCTCTCAGTCAGTTTCTTGA